Proteins encoded in a region of the Balneola sp. genome:
- the rpsB gene encoding 30S ribosomal protein S2: MPKAASIEDLLKSGAHFGHLTRRWNPKMKDFIFMQRNGIHIIDLKKTQNYLQEALDEVQKLSRAGKTILFVGTKKQSTDIIKTEAIRAGMPYVTHRWLGGMLTNFSTVRKSISRMEEIERMKTDGTINELTKKEGLMLSREQQKLEDTLGGIANMSRLPGAIFVVDIIKEHLAVSEAIKLHIPIIAMVDTNSDPDVPDFIIPCNDDSARTIQLISSQVADAIIEGAAEREAHNEEELLEQAAMEAKEAQSGDEEVEVKTKLRSRRKRKTAEPTLEAQDEVATEEEEAAADEEE, translated from the coding sequence ATGCCTAAAGCAGCATCTATTGAAGACCTGTTAAAATCAGGTGCACATTTTGGTCACTTAACCCGTCGATGGAATCCAAAAATGAAAGATTTCATCTTCATGCAACGCAACGGGATTCACATCATTGACCTGAAGAAAACCCAGAACTATTTACAAGAAGCGCTCGACGAAGTTCAAAAACTTTCCAGAGCTGGCAAAACTATTCTTTTTGTTGGTACTAAAAAGCAGTCTACCGACATCATCAAGACAGAAGCTATTAGAGCTGGTATGCCTTACGTTACTCATAGATGGTTAGGCGGTATGCTTACCAACTTCTCAACCGTTCGCAAGAGTATCTCTCGCATGGAAGAGATTGAGCGCATGAAAACTGATGGTACCATCAATGAGCTAACAAAGAAAGAAGGCTTGATGCTTTCTCGTGAGCAGCAAAAACTGGAAGATACTCTTGGCGGTATTGCAAACATGAGCCGACTTCCAGGAGCCATCTTTGTGGTAGATATCATCAAAGAGCACCTTGCAGTTAGTGAAGCAATTAAACTTCACATCCCAATCATTGCTATGGTTGATACCAACAGTGATCCTGATGTTCCAGATTTCATCATCCCTTGTAATGATGACTCTGCACGAACTATTCAATTAATTAGTTCTCAGGTTGCTGACGCTATTATTGAAGGAGCTGCAGAACGTGAAGCTCACAACGAAGAAGAATTACTTGAGCAAGCTGCTATGGAAGCCAAAGAAGCTCAGAGTGGAGATGAAGAAGTGGAAGTGAAAACTAAGCTTCGTTCAAGAAGAAAAAGAAAAACAGCTGAACCTACTTTAGAAGCACAAGATGAAGTGGCTACTGAAGAAGAGGAAGCAGCTGCCGACGAAGAAGAATAA
- a CDS encoding methyltransferase domain-containing protein, whose product MPFFLRHRQPDIIEEMDKENCDQAKLNKTYHHFATINEFLSNWRNIYSKQLKPLMSEPNQSYSLLDIGFGGGDIPIAISKWANQDGIKLEITAIETDKRALDFVAKHSEGSEVSFVYSSSSQLVSKTMQYDFVISNNLLHHLTASETDQLLSDSISLSKKRVIFNDIRRSDIGYALYSAYSRIFFSDSFVTIDGLASIKRSYTKKELAEAVPSGWKVETQYPFRLLLIHDKEYEN is encoded by the coding sequence ATGCCTTTTTTTCTTCGTCATCGCCAGCCTGATATTATTGAAGAAATGGATAAGGAAAACTGTGATCAGGCAAAACTCAATAAAACCTATCATCACTTTGCTACGATTAATGAGTTTCTCTCCAATTGGAGAAATATCTATTCAAAGCAATTGAAACCTCTCATGAGTGAACCGAATCAATCATACAGCTTGTTGGATATTGGTTTTGGTGGAGGGGATATTCCTATAGCTATTTCAAAATGGGCAAATCAAGATGGGATCAAACTCGAAATAACTGCTATTGAAACGGATAAACGAGCGCTCGATTTTGTAGCTAAACATTCGGAAGGATCAGAAGTCAGCTTTGTGTATAGTAGTTCCTCGCAGTTGGTAAGTAAGACAATGCAGTATGATTTTGTGATTTCAAACAACCTGCTCCACCACCTAACAGCATCAGAGACAGATCAGCTACTTTCTGATTCTATATCACTTTCTAAAAAACGAGTAATATTTAATGACATCAGACGGAGTGATATTGGTTATGCATTATATAGTGCCTATTCCAGAATATTTTTTAGTGATTCCTTCGTGACTATTGATGGGCTTGCCTCCATAAAACGTAGCTATACAAAGAAAGAATTAGCGGAGGCAGTACCTTCCGGTTGGAAGGTAGAAACTCAATACCCATTCCGTCTGTTATTAATTCATGATAAAGAGTATGAAAACTGA
- a CDS encoding type III polyketide synthase, giving the protein MPVFIHDIVSANPEMSFEQNLARDILKEKLGQNRKVRAILHAIYGYSGIEKRHTVLDDALDESPNSFFNRAFSDEVEGPTTEERNEVYTEASSKLFLEIGNKLLERNTSFSTSEITHVITVSCTGFYAPGPDFEIVKGLGLKPSTQRFHLGFMGCYAAFPALKMAEAFCKADPDATVMVICTELCTLHFQNKTDLDNLVAASVFADGSAGVLVSSKEPAGKGYQMDGFASSLAYEGEKDMAWTIGDTGFDMILSSYVPDIIESNLGGIITPLLNEFSITKKDVETWAIHPGGRAIIDKVVEAMQLKEEQVQSSRKVLANYGNMSSATVLFVLKDILSRCPENGSRVLPIAFGPGLTIESGLFRVVS; this is encoded by the coding sequence ATGCCTGTGTTTATTCATGATATTGTTTCTGCAAATCCCGAGATGTCTTTTGAGCAGAACCTGGCCCGTGATATTCTTAAAGAAAAGCTTGGTCAGAACCGCAAAGTTAGGGCCATCCTTCATGCCATTTATGGCTATTCGGGAATAGAAAAAAGGCATACCGTTCTGGATGACGCACTGGATGAATCGCCCAACTCCTTTTTCAACAGGGCATTTAGTGACGAGGTTGAAGGTCCTACTACGGAAGAGAGAAATGAAGTTTATACTGAAGCGTCATCAAAGTTATTTCTTGAAATAGGAAATAAGCTTTTAGAAAGAAATACATCTTTTTCTACTTCCGAAATTACGCATGTCATTACCGTTTCGTGCACAGGCTTCTATGCCCCGGGACCCGACTTTGAAATCGTAAAAGGTCTTGGACTCAAACCCTCTACTCAACGTTTTCATCTTGGCTTTATGGGATGTTATGCAGCTTTTCCCGCCCTTAAAATGGCTGAAGCATTTTGCAAAGCAGATCCAGATGCTACCGTGATGGTAATCTGCACTGAGCTATGTACACTTCACTTTCAAAACAAAACCGATCTTGATAATCTGGTTGCAGCTTCTGTATTTGCAGATGGTTCTGCCGGAGTATTAGTTTCATCCAAAGAACCAGCCGGGAAAGGATACCAGATGGATGGCTTCGCCTCTTCTCTGGCTTATGAAGGCGAAAAGGATATGGCATGGACTATTGGTGATACCGGTTTCGACATGATCCTATCCTCTTATGTTCCTGATATCATCGAATCAAACCTTGGCGGTATTATCACTCCGCTCTTAAATGAGTTCTCCATTACCAAAAAAGATGTGGAAACCTGGGCGATTCATCCCGGAGGAAGAGCCATCATTGATAAAGTGGTTGAAGCAATGCAATTGAAGGAAGAACAGGTTCAATCTTCAAGAAAGGTGCTGGCAAACTATGGGAATATGAGTAGCGCCACAGTCCTTTTTGTCCTAAAGGATATCTTGAGCAGATGCCCGGAAAATGGAAGCCGGGTATTACCCATTGCGTTTGGTCCGGGTCTGACGATTGAATCCGGTTTGTTTAGAGTTGTATCCTGA
- a CDS encoding FAD-dependent monooxygenase, which yields MIKSMKTEDVVIVGGGPVGLFMGLCLHHLGIPCTIFEKRSKIISDTRSLGIHPVSLELFEKMGIAEDFVNSGIQVKRGIAHNGEKELGSITFEGCPPPFNYVLINPQFETERILREKFMERCPDALIKGAEVIALNQEFDHISIDIAMGGKTESLEIGYVIGCDGKDSFVREASEIPFHGKRYPDTYIMGDFNDSTSFGNDGVIYLTKHGLVESFPIPDKKRRWVVKTDEYISEPTPEFISQIIEQRTGNQIDHQSNSMMSAFGVQHYLAERFVKDRVILVGDAAHIVSPIGGQGMNLGWLDAWHLANLMSFCRGISKDLPIADLFVYESKQKPIAKKVARRAELNMRMGRKNKIPGFKKAIATVVSGPAFQNKTAQLFTMRGLESWWI from the coding sequence ATGATAAAGAGTATGAAAACTGAAGATGTTGTAATAGTTGGTGGTGGGCCGGTTGGTCTTTTTATGGGATTATGTTTACACCACCTTGGTATACCATGCACCATATTTGAAAAACGAAGCAAGATTATCTCTGATACCCGATCGCTTGGTATCCACCCCGTTTCGCTCGAGCTTTTTGAAAAAATGGGAATAGCCGAAGATTTCGTTAATTCGGGCATACAGGTTAAACGGGGAATTGCGCACAATGGAGAAAAGGAGTTAGGCTCTATTACGTTCGAAGGCTGTCCGCCTCCCTTTAATTATGTATTAATCAATCCCCAGTTCGAAACCGAGCGAATACTCCGGGAAAAATTTATGGAGAGATGTCCTGACGCCTTGATAAAGGGCGCCGAAGTCATAGCTCTAAACCAGGAATTTGACCATATTTCTATTGATATAGCTATGGGTGGAAAAACGGAAAGTTTAGAAATCGGCTATGTAATTGGATGTGATGGCAAGGATAGTTTTGTACGAGAAGCTTCTGAAATCCCATTTCATGGAAAAAGATATCCGGATACCTACATAATGGGCGATTTTAACGATTCTACCTCATTTGGAAATGATGGTGTCATTTATCTCACTAAACACGGATTAGTAGAATCCTTTCCAATTCCGGATAAGAAAAGAAGATGGGTAGTAAAAACGGATGAATATATCTCTGAACCTACCCCGGAATTCATCTCTCAGATTATAGAGCAAAGAACGGGTAATCAGATTGATCATCAATCCAATTCAATGATGAGCGCTTTTGGGGTTCAGCATTATCTTGCCGAACGTTTTGTTAAAGACCGGGTGATTTTGGTCGGCGATGCTGCTCATATAGTAAGTCCTATTGGAGGGCAAGGTATGAATCTGGGCTGGCTGGATGCCTGGCATTTAGCCAATTTAATGTCCTTTTGCAGAGGAATTTCTAAAGACCTGCCTATTGCTGATTTGTTTGTATATGAAAGCAAGCAGAAACCCATTGCAAAAAAAGTGGCACGCCGGGCAGAATTAAATATGCGAATGGGTAGAAAGAATAAAATTCCCGGCTTTAAGAAAGCAATTGCTACAGTCGTGTCTGGCCCTGCCTTCCAAAATAAAACTGCCCAGCTTTTTACCATGCGCGGTTTGGAGAGCTGGTGGATTTGA
- a CDS encoding 30S ribosomal protein S9, translating into MAQANYVGRRKTSTARLYIKPGKGEFLVNKTPIEEYLPVKSIRNIALLPMHVTETEGTYDIKVTVRGGGKAGQAGAISHALARALDGENNELHSILKEHGLLTRDSRMVERKKYGQPKARKRFQFSKR; encoded by the coding sequence ATGGCACAAGCTAATTACGTCGGAAGAAGAAAGACCTCAACAGCTCGCTTGTACATCAAGCCTGGTAAAGGTGAGTTCCTTGTAAACAAAACTCCTATTGAAGAATATCTTCCTGTTAAATCCATCCGAAACATTGCATTGTTACCAATGCATGTAACTGAAACTGAAGGTACATACGACATCAAAGTTACTGTACGTGGCGGTGGAAAAGCAGGACAAGCCGGAGCGATTTCTCACGCTCTCGCACGTGCTTTAGATGGAGAGAACAACGAACTTCATTCTATTTTGAAAGAGCATGGTCTTCTTACTCGTGATTCCCGAATGGTAGAGCGTAAGAAATACGGTCAACCAAAGGCACGAAAGAGATTCCAGTTCTCTAAGCGTTAA
- a CDS encoding GAF domain-containing protein — MAENFKHMQLLLHAIEGINRTMELKALLLKCMNSACKLMEAEASSLILIDEVTGDLQVSIPTGPIKDKITGMTIPKDKGVAGWVLQNKQPYISNSLGNSDIFWKDLSSEFNTRNIVCLPLLNSREEAIGVIQVLNREGGKDFKEEQIPIFETLAGHIALSIEKVKEVDDLKKKIKEKEEKLKEVHQGLKSNLGAINALVQLEIPNVENDHARFVMKATGTRIEAIANAHHILYNQEEFEYIDLGLYLGRLTSMTTEIFESEEKEISLLLDMDKIALKASVALTVGLITNEVLIHMYNDAFENSSYGKIALGVKKDEQNCVVISISDDGNGLNSILDGSEEDSLASVIIKTLAGKLDANLSQRRNDEGGSTFNILFYI, encoded by the coding sequence ATGGCGGAAAATTTTAAGCATATGCAATTATTACTTCATGCTATTGAAGGCATAAACCGGACTATGGAGTTGAAGGCCTTATTGCTCAAGTGTATGAACTCGGCATGCAAATTGATGGAAGCAGAAGCTAGTTCATTGATCCTTATCGACGAAGTAACCGGAGATCTTCAGGTAAGTATACCCACTGGCCCAATTAAAGATAAAATTACCGGGATGACCATTCCCAAGGATAAAGGAGTTGCTGGCTGGGTATTACAAAATAAGCAGCCCTATATCTCAAACTCTTTAGGCAATTCAGATATTTTTTGGAAAGATCTAAGTAGTGAGTTTAATACAAGAAATATTGTTTGTCTACCTCTCTTAAACTCAAGAGAAGAAGCTATTGGAGTAATCCAGGTGTTAAACAGAGAAGGAGGAAAAGACTTCAAAGAAGAGCAAATTCCAATATTTGAAACCTTAGCAGGTCATATTGCTCTCTCTATTGAAAAAGTAAAAGAGGTTGACGATCTCAAAAAGAAGATCAAAGAGAAGGAAGAGAAATTAAAAGAGGTTCACCAGGGCTTGAAAAGTAACCTTGGTGCCATTAATGCATTAGTACAGCTCGAAATACCTAACGTTGAGAATGATCATGCTCGATTTGTAATGAAGGCTACAGGAACCCGTATTGAGGCAATTGCTAATGCACACCATATTCTCTATAACCAGGAAGAATTTGAATACATCGATCTTGGTCTATATTTAGGTCGTCTTACTTCTATGACTACCGAAATATTCGAAAGTGAAGAGAAGGAAATAAGTCTGCTCCTGGATATGGATAAAATTGCATTAAAAGCCAGTGTGGCACTTACTGTAGGTCTTATTACTAATGAAGTGCTTATACATATGTATAATGATGCTTTTGAAAATAGCAGTTATGGCAAAATTGCGTTAGGTGTAAAAAAGGATGAGCAGAATTGTGTGGTTATAAGTATTTCCGATGATGGAAACGGTCTCAATTCCATTTTGGATGGAAGCGAAGAAGACTCATTAGCTTCGGTAATTATTAAAACTCTTGCTGGTAAATTAGATGCCAATCTTAGCCAACGAAGAAATGACGAAGGTGGAAGCACCTTTAATATCTTGTTCTATATCTAG
- the acnA gene encoding aconitate hydratase AcnA, which translates to MSDKFKSTKKTFDTGNGEAVFYSVPELKNLGYSNIDTLPFSIKILLEAVLRENDGYAITDEDIETLATYNAAKPEGEIPFKPSRVVLQDFTGVPAVVDLAALRSAMERMGGNPNAINPQVPVDLVIDHSVQVDAFGQEYAFMFNVEKEMERNKERYEFLKWGKEAFDNFRVVPPGRGIVHQVNLEYLGRGVFTREEADGAKTAYPDTLVGTDSHTTMINGLGILGWGVGGIEAEAAMLGQPISMLVPEVVGMKLTGKLREGVTATDLTLTVTQMLRKHKVVGKFVEFYGDGISNMSLPDRATIANMAPEYGATMGFFPIDEESLRYMRRTGRSEELVQLVENYTKAQGLFRTDATPDPEFTSTLELDLSTVETSLAGPKLPHDRIALHNMKPAFENALVSDNPTMGFNLSEDRLTNKGLYKNGQEIEMTHGDVVIAAITSCTNTSNPSVMLGAGIVAKKAVEKGLKVPAYVKTSLAPGSRVVTEYLNEAGLTEYMDKLGFNLVGYGCTTCIGNSGPLPVPVETAIREGDLIAAGVLSGNRNFEGRIHPWVKANFLASPPLVVAYALAGTVHIDLNNDPLGQDKDGNDVYLKDIWPTTEEIAEHLDNAIRPDLFEELYSDIFESPAWEEIPVAGGDLFNWDEKSTYIQEPPFFMNMSEEAKPISSIEGARVLVKVGDSITTDHISPAGNIKEDAPAGIFLKENGVKREDFNSYGSRRGNDRIMTRGTFANVRFKNQLAPGTEGGFTKYHPSGEITTIFEASLKYKETNTPLIAIAGNQYGTGSSRDWAAKGTNLLGVKAVIAESYERIHRSNLVQMGVLPLQFKEGDNPETLGLDGSETFTIHLSDDIKARGEVAVTAVKENGESINFTTRSRIDTPVEVDYYRNGGILHTVLLDYLKKSKY; encoded by the coding sequence ATGAGCGATAAATTTAAGAGCACTAAAAAGACATTTGATACAGGGAATGGAGAAGCTGTTTTTTACAGCGTACCGGAATTAAAAAACTTAGGATATTCGAACATTGATACACTGCCTTTTTCAATCAAGATTTTGTTAGAAGCAGTACTGCGAGAAAATGATGGATATGCCATTACCGATGAAGATATCGAAACCCTTGCTACCTATAATGCAGCAAAGCCGGAAGGTGAAATTCCTTTTAAACCCTCGAGGGTAGTCCTCCAGGATTTTACCGGGGTACCTGCGGTAGTAGATTTAGCAGCTCTTCGCTCAGCCATGGAAAGAATGGGTGGAAATCCCAATGCCATCAATCCGCAAGTTCCTGTAGACCTGGTAATTGATCACTCTGTTCAGGTTGATGCCTTCGGACAAGAATATGCCTTTATGTTCAATGTGGAAAAGGAAATGGAGCGTAACAAAGAGCGCTATGAATTTTTAAAGTGGGGAAAAGAAGCTTTTGATAATTTCCGGGTTGTTCCTCCAGGCCGAGGAATTGTTCACCAGGTGAACCTGGAATATCTTGGGCGCGGAGTATTTACCAGAGAGGAAGCTGATGGTGCTAAAACTGCTTATCCAGATACTCTAGTTGGAACCGATTCTCACACTACCATGATTAATGGATTAGGGATTTTAGGTTGGGGCGTTGGCGGTATTGAAGCAGAAGCTGCAATGCTCGGACAACCTATTTCTATGTTGGTGCCGGAAGTAGTAGGAATGAAACTGACCGGAAAACTGAGAGAAGGTGTTACTGCTACCGACCTTACTCTTACCGTAACCCAAATGCTCAGAAAGCATAAAGTGGTAGGTAAATTTGTGGAGTTCTATGGTGATGGAATCAGCAACATGAGTCTTCCGGATCGAGCGACTATTGCAAATATGGCCCCTGAATATGGTGCTACAATGGGATTCTTCCCGATCGATGAAGAGTCGCTTCGCTATATGAGAAGAACTGGACGTTCGGAAGAATTGGTACAACTGGTAGAAAACTATACCAAAGCTCAGGGATTATTCAGAACAGATGCTACTCCGGATCCTGAATTTACTTCTACCCTGGAACTTGACCTCAGCACGGTAGAGACTTCCTTAGCTGGGCCAAAGCTTCCCCATGATCGAATCGCACTTCACAACATGAAGCCAGCATTTGAAAATGCCCTGGTAAGTGACAATCCAACCATGGGATTCAATCTTTCTGAAGATAGATTGACAAATAAAGGGCTGTACAAGAACGGTCAGGAGATTGAAATGACTCATGGTGATGTAGTTATCGCCGCGATTACAAGCTGTACCAACACTTCCAATCCAAGTGTAATGTTAGGTGCTGGAATCGTTGCTAAAAAGGCAGTGGAAAAGGGACTAAAGGTTCCTGCTTATGTGAAGACTTCTCTCGCACCTGGTTCAAGAGTTGTTACTGAGTACCTGAATGAAGCGGGTCTGACTGAGTACATGGACAAACTAGGTTTTAATCTGGTTGGCTATGGATGTACGACTTGTATTGGAAACTCAGGACCACTACCTGTACCTGTCGAAACAGCGATTCGCGAAGGAGATTTGATTGCGGCTGGTGTGCTTTCCGGAAATAGAAACTTCGAAGGGCGAATTCATCCATGGGTGAAGGCCAACTTCCTTGCTTCTCCTCCATTGGTTGTTGCATACGCTTTAGCTGGTACAGTTCATATTGATCTGAATAACGATCCTCTAGGTCAGGATAAAGATGGAAACGATGTATATCTAAAAGATATCTGGCCTACTACCGAAGAAATTGCCGAGCACTTAGACAATGCAATCAGACCAGACCTGTTCGAAGAACTGTATTCGGATATTTTTGAATCTCCGGCATGGGAAGAGATACCGGTAGCAGGTGGAGACCTATTCAACTGGGATGAAAAATCTACCTATATACAGGAGCCTCCATTCTTTATGAATATGAGTGAAGAAGCCAAGCCGATTTCTTCTATTGAAGGTGCAAGAGTATTAGTGAAAGTAGGTGATTCTATTACTACTGATCATATTTCACCAGCGGGTAATATAAAAGAGGATGCACCAGCGGGCATTTTCCTAAAAGAAAACGGAGTAAAAAGAGAAGACTTTAACTCTTACGGCTCGAGGAGAGGAAATGATCGGATCATGACTCGTGGAACCTTTGCCAATGTTCGTTTCAAGAATCAATTGGCGCCAGGTACTGAGGGTGGGTTCACCAAGTATCACCCATCAGGTGAAATAACCACCATTTTTGAAGCTTCTCTTAAGTACAAAGAAACGAATACTCCGTTGATTGCTATTGCTGGTAATCAATATGGAACGGGTTCTTCTCGTGACTGGGCAGCAAAAGGTACGAATCTACTCGGTGTAAAAGCCGTGATCGCGGAGTCCTATGAACGAATCCATCGTTCAAACCTGGTTCAAATGGGGGTATTACCATTGCAATTTAAAGAAGGAGATAATCCGGAGACCTTAGGGCTTGATGGCTCAGAGACATTTACTATCCATCTTTCTGACGATATCAAAGCAAGAGGTGAAGTTGCAGTAACTGCTGTAAAAGAGAATGGGGAAAGCATTAACTTTACAACCAGAAGTAGAATAGATACTCCGGTTGAGGTTGATTATTATCGCAATGGGGGAATTCTCCATACTGTTCTTCTCGATTATTTAAAAAAGAGCAAATACTAA
- a CDS encoding elongation factor Ts, which produces MSISAADVKKLRDMTGAGMMDCKKALAEADGDFDKAVEILRKKGQKVADKRADREAKEGLIITRISDDAKKAAAIEINCETDFVARNEDFQAQADTFLNAAYDNDIDNVDDLYAFEVNGSTIGDHLQDMTGKIGEKIQISTVVLVKTDGSLVSYIHPGNQLGVLVEFDGEMSNDEIGKDVAMQVAAMKPIAVTQDQVDASVVEKELEIAKEQLINEGKPAEIAEKAAQGKLRRFYEERVLLNQKFVKDNGVSVKQYLEQNGAPLAKAFHRIQLGEDA; this is translated from the coding sequence ATGAGCATTTCTGCTGCTGACGTAAAAAAATTAAGAGATATGACCGGCGCCGGTATGATGGACTGTAAAAAAGCCCTGGCCGAAGCTGATGGTGATTTCGATAAAGCTGTTGAAATCCTAAGGAAAAAGGGACAAAAAGTAGCTGACAAGCGTGCTGATAGAGAAGCAAAAGAAGGGTTGATTATCACCCGCATCAGCGACGATGCCAAGAAAGCTGCAGCTATCGAAATTAATTGCGAAACTGACTTCGTAGCTAGAAACGAAGACTTCCAGGCTCAGGCTGATACTTTCTTAAATGCAGCTTATGACAACGACATCGACAATGTTGATGACTTGTATGCATTTGAAGTAAATGGTTCTACTATTGGAGACCACCTACAGGATATGACAGGAAAAATTGGTGAGAAAATTCAAATCAGTACGGTTGTATTGGTTAAAACTGATGGTTCTCTCGTTTCTTACATCCACCCAGGTAACCAGCTTGGTGTGCTTGTAGAATTTGATGGTGAAATGAGTAACGATGAAATCGGAAAAGATGTAGCTATGCAAGTAGCTGCTATGAAGCCAATTGCTGTTACTCAGGACCAGGTTGACGCATCTGTTGTAGAAAAAGAACTTGAAATTGCTAAAGAGCAATTGATCAACGAAGGCAAGCCTGCTGAGATCGCTGAAAAAGCAGCTCAGGGTAAGCTTAGAAGGTTCTATGAAGAGCGTGTTCTGTTGAACCAAAAATTCGTTAAGGATAACGGAGTATCTGTAAAACAGTATTTAGAGCAAAACGGCGCTCCTTTGGCAAAGGCCTTCCACCGAATCCAATTAGGGGAAGACGCTTAA
- a CDS encoding DASS family sodium-coupled anion symporter: MEANRIFKLLLGPVLFFTVSSLAGFHNQQVLMLGIVAWMLSWWITSVVPIGITALLPIILFPLTGVMGLRDTTINYANPVIYLFFGGFVIGLAIEKWNLHKRIALNIMKTAGEKPSRVILGCMLATALLSMWISNTATTVMMLPIGLSVVALLKDKLNADKEAHNFALTLMLGIAFAANIGGITTLIGTPPNLVLASLVDEAGMPSLDFASWFFFAAPLVIVLFTVVYLINTKVVYPVKIKELKGIKELIGKELTLLGSMTKSERNVLVLTAVTALFWITRSQLTKVPGLEALNDTSIAIFASVMLFILPSGNKSEPLLVWEDTKRLPWDILLLFGGGISLAKGMEVTNIVGLLGEWISSSIAPNPLLVILVVCAFAVFLTEIMSNVALVAVFIPVSFVIAQSFGLSELQLAIPLTIGASCAFMFPISTPPNAIVFSSGHIKMGEMARVGIILNILCILIIALYSYFFEGYFF, from the coding sequence ATGGAAGCAAATAGGATTTTTAAACTTCTGCTAGGCCCGGTCCTATTTTTTACTGTTAGCAGTTTAGCTGGTTTTCATAATCAGCAGGTATTAATGCTCGGCATAGTAGCCTGGATGTTAAGTTGGTGGATCACTAGTGTAGTTCCCATTGGGATAACCGCCCTTCTTCCAATTATTCTTTTTCCATTGACGGGAGTAATGGGATTACGAGATACTACCATTAATTACGCCAATCCGGTGATTTATCTTTTCTTTGGTGGCTTCGTGATTGGATTGGCAATAGAGAAGTGGAATCTCCACAAAAGGATTGCATTGAACATTATGAAGACTGCTGGAGAGAAACCATCCCGGGTAATTTTGGGGTGTATGCTTGCTACTGCTCTTCTTTCGATGTGGATTAGCAATACGGCCACTACAGTAATGATGCTCCCGATTGGTTTATCGGTGGTGGCGCTACTCAAGGATAAGCTTAACGCCGATAAAGAGGCGCATAATTTCGCTCTTACTCTTATGCTCGGGATTGCCTTTGCTGCGAACATAGGAGGAATTACCACGCTTATTGGAACTCCCCCAAACCTTGTACTAGCCAGTCTTGTCGATGAAGCTGGAATGCCCTCTTTAGATTTTGCAAGCTGGTTCTTTTTTGCTGCTCCTTTGGTGATCGTTTTATTTACCGTAGTTTATCTCATTAATACCAAGGTGGTTTATCCGGTCAAGATCAAAGAATTGAAAGGGATCAAAGAGTTGATAGGAAAGGAACTAACACTTCTTGGGTCTATGACAAAAAGCGAACGTAATGTGTTGGTTCTTACTGCGGTAACTGCTCTCTTTTGGATTACTCGTTCTCAGCTCACTAAGGTACCGGGTCTGGAGGCGTTAAATGATACGAGTATTGCCATTTTTGCTTCCGTCATGCTGTTCATTTTACCATCTGGAAATAAAAGTGAACCCTTGTTGGTTTGGGAAGATACAAAGAGGCTTCCCTGGGATATTTTACTACTCTTTGGAGGAGGTATTTCTTTGGCCAAGGGGATGGAAGTCACCAATATTGTTGGGTTATTGGGAGAGTGGATAAGTTCAAGCATTGCTCCAAATCCACTACTTGTCATTTTAGTGGTTTGTGCTTTTGCCGTCTTCCTTACTGAAATAATGAGTAATGTTGCTTTGGTTGCGGTATTTATTCCGGTTTCCTTTGTGATAGCCCAAAGCTTTGGATTAAGTGAATTACAACTCGCAATTCCGCTTACCATTGGAGCAAGTTGTGCGTTTATGTTTCCGATCTCTACTCCACCCAATGCCATTGTATTTTCAAGTGGTCATATAAAAATGGGAGAGATGGCCAGAGTCGGGATTATTTTAAATATCCTGTGTATTCTAATTATTGCTCTGTACAGCTACTTTTTTGAGGGGTATTTTTTTTGA
- a CDS encoding 50S ribosomal protein L13: MDTLSFKTFSAKPSDIQKNWVLVDAEDVPLGRLSTVVASILRGKNKPTFTPHMDTGDNVIVINAEKVKLTGKKMTDKMYFRHTFYPGGERFTSAEDMLAKDPTSLVMKAVKGMLPKNRLGRKLLTNLRVYAGPVHDQTAQNPVTIEI; this comes from the coding sequence GTGGATACTTTAAGTTTTAAAACATTCTCAGCTAAGCCGAGCGACATCCAGAAGAATTGGGTGTTAGTTGACGCAGAAGATGTACCACTCGGCCGCCTGAGTACTGTTGTAGCATCTATTTTGAGAGGCAAAAATAAGCCCACTTTCACTCCACACATGGACACCGGTGATAATGTAATTGTTATTAATGCGGAGAAAGTAAAATTGACTGGAAAAAAAATGACGGACAAAATGTACTTCCGTCACACTTTTTATCCAGGTGGCGAGCGCTTCACCAGCGCCGAAGATATGTTGGCAAAAGACCCAACATCATTAGTTATGAAAGCTGTTAAAGGAATGCTTCCTAAAAATCGTCTTGGACGCAAACTTCTTACTAACCTAAGAGTTTATGCTGGTCCTGTTCACGATCAAACAGCTCAGAATCCTGTAACCATCGAGATTTAA